The DNA segment TTCCCACACCCAGACCCTTCCCACAGGACCCCTGCTTAACACCCTGTCTTCTGAGCATCCACGTACCCTCCAGATATGCTTTGATCATTCCAGGCTCCCTGTCTTTGGAAAGTTTGGTATTAAAATCCCCAACCTTATTTCCTACTTCTCACCTTCTATGCTCTAGCCTGAGTTCCTCAACCTTAGTACTACTGACATTTGGACCAGATAATTCTCTGTTTGAGAGAGGCTGTTCTGGGCACTATAGAATGTTTAACAGCATCTTTCTACCCACTAAATGCAAGTAACCTCTAAATGCAAGCAACCTCTCCCCTGCTTATAAcagccaaaaatgtctccagacactgctAAATGTTCTCTGTGGGGCAAAACCATCCTCAGTTAAAATCACTGCTGTTTGCTAAGCTGAGCTAACAAACTAAGTTATTTGCCGCTCCTGGAGCATATGCTATGACTTCCTACTTCAGCATCTTTGTTTACTGTGGTTCCTCTGCCAGGAATGACCTTTTCACCAATTGCGTTTCAATCTTACCATCCTTCGAGACCAGCTCAGTGTTACTTTCTCCATAAAAGTTACAGGGATCATCTCCAACAGAAGCCATCTCTCTCACTGCAGAGCATCCCAGCTCTTTATCTGAACCTTTCTAGTTACATTTCTACACATCTCATCTCttttatgctatgctaagtcacttcagtcgtgtccaactctgtgtgacctcatagacggcagcccaccaggcttccccatccctgggattctccaggcaagaacactggagtgggttgccatttccttctccaatgcatgaaagtgaaaagagaaagtgaagtcgctcagtcctgtccgactcttagcgaccccatggactgcagcctaccaggctcctccgtccatgggattcatcTCTTTTACTAGACTGTAAATCTATACGTACCTTTGTATCCCAAGGAAGCTAGCatggtgttcagtaaatatttgctaaacaAATGGACAGACTATTTATCCCTAAGCCCAGAGAAGGGTGTGGGGCCTGGAGTCCAGAGAATCTCAAGCCTTGAGCCCTTGCTTGCCCACTGCCAGGCAactcctctttccctccccttcctcccacctGTTTTCAGTAGGACTGAAGCTTCCCGAAACCACCTCGGCAGTAACAGGGCCATGAAGATGGAGAAGCCAACAATGAAGACATTCCGCCCAGAGTCAATGTCAGCCAAGTGGAAGCTGGAGAATCCAGTAGACAGAACCATGGCCTGGGTCACTCCCAGCACCCCACCTGTGTCGTACGGAAGTAATCGAAGAGGTTGGGAGAGGGCTGGCACAGCAGAGTACTTACTATAGGGCGGGGCAGGTTGTGATGGGCAGAGACCACCAAAAAGCCCAGAAGCCCAGTCAGGAGGCCAAGATGTGGCTGAGAAAATGCGGGCAGCTGCCACATACTCACAGCCATATACTAGGGAAGCTTCTCAGAAAGAAAGGGTGTCGACCACAAGCAACCAGTTGGGCCCTGCTGGGGGATCCTGGTTCAATACTAGTGCTGCTGAGACATCCGCTCACCAAGCACAGGCCCACTCACCAAGCACAGGCAGCGGGATGGTGGTGAGGAGCTGGGCTAGCCTCGGGGAGAGCCCCAGCGCCATGCAGAACAGCCCCACCAAGTGGGCCACTCGCCGAGGTCCAGCCTATGTGATGAAGAGACACTGGAACACACCTCTTCAACCACTCAAGCTTTGTGCTTGGCCAACCCCATCTCATCCTTTGGATCCCAACTCAAATGTTACTCTCCCAAGAAGCATCCTAAAGGGATCTCTCTTACTCAACCCCCTTCCCATCCcctgctttgttttcttaatagCACTTATCATTTTTGGAAATTATCTTATTTGCTTTTCTCCTAACGTGTCCGCCTCTCTCTTGAAGTACTCAAGAGAACAGGGACTTCATCTGACTCCTTTCTCTCTAGAACCTCAGCCCTGGTACAAACGCCTGAGGCACAGAAGGAGCTCAGTAGTGACTTAGTGTCTCCCTCACACTCCTAGTCCCCACCACTTCTAGGCACCTCTCTCAATGAGATGGCTGCTGTGAAGAGCCCGACAGAGGGCTGGGCACAGCAAGCCATCAGTTCCCCTCCCTCTCTTGCACCTCCGGTTCCTCTCCCCACACCCCTGTTCACATACCTGGAGAAGACCCACTGTGCCCACGTTGGGGAAGCTGGATGCAGTGCCCATGGGGCTTCCCAAAAGCCCAGCCAGCACACTGCCCAGTCCCTCCAGGCTCAGCCCTCGGCTACAGGCATGCGGAGGTGGAGAAGGCAAACGCAGCAGCTGGCCACAGAGGGCATAGCAGCCCAGGGAGCTGGTGGAGGCTGCCAAGGCCATGGAGATGCCTGCAGCCAGAGCCCTGGGTGTCAGCAAGGGCCAAGTCCCACTCagctggggagggagaaggagccACTTTGGGGCCAGACTCAAGTCTGAAGCATCCCCCTGCCTGCAAAAGCCTGTGACACAAGAAGCCTAAAGGCCTCATTGTCTTTGAAGATAATGTCTTGGGACAAAACCATCAAACTCAGAGTAAAAACCCATCCCTTTACTGCGATCTACAAAGTCCCTTTGGTCTGACCCTTACCTCTTTCTCTAGCCTCATCTACAACCACACTCTTCATCATTCCTTTCACTCCAGATACACTGGCCTTGTTTCAGGCCTTTGTACTTGCTGTGCTGCTGGCCACCACAGGGTCTTTGCATATGCTGTTCTCTCCACCTAGAATGCTCTTGTCTCTTGCCTTTCCCTAATAAGCTCCTACTTGTCTCTCACATCTCAGCTCAGCGATCACTTCCTCAAGAATGCCTTTCTTGGGAaatctctggtagtccagtggttagggctccatctctcactgctgagggcccaggttcaatccctggacggggaactaagatcccacaagctgtgtggcatggtcaaaaagtaatataaataaataaaaataaataaaaaccattaaaaaaagaatgccttTCCTAACCTCTCCAATAAAGTCAGATTTTTTCCCATTGTAAACCTTCATCATACAAGGTACATGTCCTTTGCTGTATTTACTACGTGCAATTCTACATTCACTTAGGTAACTATTGAATTAGTATCTGTATTCCCTGACATATTATAAGCTTCCTGAATGCAGGCTCTGCATTCTAGGAGAAAGCCTACCTGGATGAGGCAGCCAAAACCATGGTGCCTTGGTGGGGGCAGACAACTCCCCGGGGATGATGCTGAGACCCAGAAGGGCAGAGACAATCCACACACAGGCCACTGGGATCAGCACCTGAGGGACAAGACTCAGAAAAGAACCCCTCCCCCAGAACCTTCCAACCTTCTTAAAGGGGTAAGCAACAACCAAGTAGGGGCCAAGTGAGCAATCCATGCCAGCCCTCCTAACTCCAACTGCCTCTCGCCCAAACTCCCACATACCGAGAGGAGCCTGAAGGCCAAGATGTGAGTATGGGTTGAAGAGGTTGAAGCTGGCCTCCAGTGGCGTGGGGGTAGCAGGCAGGAGCCCAGGTGCTGAGAACAGACCACCATGAGCACAATCAGCCTAGAAAAGGGAAGGGGCTTTAGGGGCAAGAGGAAGCTTGCCCCTGAGGCAAGGAGTGGAGATGGGAGGGGCAGAATACCACGAAAGGTTGTTCCAGAGAAGAATGCCCCCATGGAGAGGGCAGGAGGGCACCTTGGGGATCAGTGGGAGACAAGGTACAAGTCAAGGTGAACAAATGAATCCAGTAAAAGTCCTGGATTCCAAACCCACAAGTGTTATCCCTGCTGAGACGGCTGCTGGACTGGTAGAGTAGcagctctcccctccccctgctcccacACAACCCACTGGGCATAATGCCTCTTAGGACTTACGTACAGCGATGCCAGGCCCCAGTGAGTGGAGCAGAGCAGAGCTACTTCCCTGTAGACAGAGAGCCCTGCCACAACCAGGCTGGGGGCCAGCACTAGGGGCCCACAGCGGGGGAACAAGTGGCCAGGACCCCCCAACAGCCCCAGAATGGCCTGCAGCAGCCCAGAGACCACCACAGCCCCGGACACCTGGtggagaggagaaaaggacaaagagAAAACATTCTCCTTTATCAAGATGACCTCAGCCTGGACTTCTTAACTAATTCCAGGGAGTTCGCTGGAATCCtcgtggttaggattccaggctttcacttcCATggaccaggttcagtccctggttggggaattgagatcccacaagctgcatgatgtggcaaaaaaaaaaaaccaaaaaccaacaaTTCCAGGAGAggttccccaccaccacctcttTCCCCTACAAAAACCTCACCTCAGTTCCtacaaaatggaaacaagaaCCTCCCCAACCCCGGGAGCACTCTTAGTCCAGCCCTCCTCCTCCACATCCCCAAGCACGTACCTCTCGGATAGAAGTGTTCCAGAGCTCCAAGCCATGGCAGCCAGGCCCCCCACAGAGGCGCAGCacaagggaggctgggagaagTTGGGGGCATGGAGAGGAGAGATGGAAACAGGATGGAGACCCATCGCTCTACAGTTCTGGCTGGTGCCTGGCCCTTTCATCATTGCCCCATCTCAACCCTGCACCCAAGTCCACCTGTGTGCTCAGAGGAGCACCCAACTCCACCCTCGCCCTGTGCCCTTGCTCTGTGCTCACAGTTTCCAGGTGTCCGGAGAGCCAGAGGTAATTTCTGACTGGTCAGCACCAAGGCGGGGATAAGAAACTGTAAGGATGGAGCCTGGACAAGAGGCAGCCTGTAGGAACAGCAGGTCTGGTAACGTGGGGCAGTGACTAGCCTCCCTGAGCCTCGCCTCCCCGCTGGGACCCTGTCACCTTCTCTCCAGGGAATTCCTCTCACCTGCTGCCCATCCAAGTTTGCAGGGAGGTAGACACGCCACATGCAAAGAGGCTGGAAGCCAGGAGCTGGGCAGGGGAGAAAGAGAGTCCTCCTGCTGGGAGACTTTGAAGCAGGAGCAGGTGGGAGGCGCAGAGTAGAGAAGCCAACACCAAGATATGCTGCGGGCGATTAGGCAGAAATACGTATTTCCAGAGGGTTTCTCATGCCACCACACCTACACCCTCCAAACACCCTCTTCAGCCAACAGCGACCCAGGCACCTCTGCCTCCTACCTGCAGAGCCAGAAGACAGCTGAGGCCCCAAGGAGGAGGCCCAGACAGAGAGGCCCAAGAGTCAGAGGAGGGATTTTGGACATCGGGTGGCCGTGGCAGGGTAGCCAGGGTGCCCTGGGAACCCACAGACTGGAGCTGTATGGCGTTGGGGGGTGACTGGCTCATGCTCCCTGCCTTCTGTCTCGTCCTGGCCACCCTGGGCCAGAGTTAAgtagggagaaagagagagtaaGAGGTCAGAGTTTGTGTGAAGTTAGCTGCCTGGAGCAGGGAGGGGGCGGTAGTGTCAATGAAGCAGAGCGAAGAGatgagggatttggggcaggacgAAGCCCTTTCACCTTTGCCCAGCTCTTGTGCAAATTCCATCACCCATTAACCGGGGAACCAAGTTCCGAGTCCCTCCCCCTCCCAAGAATCTCCATCTGGGTCTCCTGTCCCAGGATAGGAGTGGTGGGGAGGAAACCCCCCCAGCATAGCCAGGGCAAGTTTGATAGACTGTACTGCCTCCTCACCACTGCCATTTGGAACCATCGCAATTACAGTAGTTCTCAAGCCTTGTACATCCTTCGTCATGTATGACAACTGTGATCACAACTCTGTATACAATGTCCTCATTGtaatataaagaagaaatcaaagtggtttattttttaaatatttatttggctgctccaatCCTAACTGGGGGAAGCAGA comes from the Bos taurus isolate L1 Dominette 01449 registration number 42190680 breed Hereford chromosome 2, ARS-UCD2.0, whole genome shotgun sequence genome and includes:
- the SLC23A3 gene encoding solute carrier family 23 member 3 (The RefSeq protein has 1 frameshift compared to this genomic sequence) encodes the protein MSQSPPNAIQLQSVGSQGTLATLPRPPDVQNPSSDSWASLSGPPPWGLSCLLALQHILVLASLLCASHLLLLQSLPAGGLSFSPAQLLASSLFACGVSTSLQTWMGSRLPLVQAPSLQFLIPALVLTSQKLPLALRTPGNCEHRARAQASLVLRLCGGPGCHGLELWNTSIREVSGAVVVSGLLQAILGLLGGPGHLFPRCGPLVLAPSLVVAGLSVYREVALLCSTHWGLASLLIVLMVVCSQHLGSCLLPPRHWRPASTSSTHTHILAFRLLSVLIPVACVWIVSALLGLSIIPGELSAPTKAPWFWLPHPAEWDWPLLTPRALAAGISMALAASTSSLGCYALCGQLLRLPSPPPHACSRGLSLEGLGSVLAGLLGSPMGTASSFPNVGTVGLLQAGPRRVAHLVGLFCMALGLSPRLAQLLTTIPLPVLGGVLGVTQAMVLSTGFSSFHLADIDSGRNVFIVGFSIFMALLLPRWFREASVLLKTGWSPLDVLLRSLLTEPIFLAGLLGFLLENTIPGTRLERGLGQGLPPPFTAREAPMPQKSREKADQEYELPFSIQNLCPCIPQPLRCLCPLPQDSGNEERGPSEPGETADLLPDFGDQCPQPSRGQSQ